The following coding sequences are from one Prochlorococcus marinus CUG1438 window:
- the psaB gene encoding photosystem I core protein PsaB, which yields MATKFPSFNQGLAQDPTTRRIWYGIATAHDFESHDGMTEEKLYQKLFSTHFGHLAIIALWVAGNLFHIAWQGNFEQFVLDPTHVRPIAHAIWDPHFGSGITEAMTQAGANGPVNIAYSGLYHWWYTIGMRTNEQLFQASIFMSILACWTLFAGWLHLQPKFRPSLAWFKNAESRLNHHLAVLFGFSSIAWTGHLVHVAIPESRGQHVGWDNWLTVLPHPAGLAPFFTLNWGAYAQNPDSLDQVFGTAEGAGTAIFTFLGGLHPQSEALWLTDIAHHHIAIGTVFVIAGHMYRNTFGIGHSLKEITEAHNTRHPNDPHKGSFGINHDGIYETVNNSLHFQLGLALASLGVATSLVAQHMGALPSYAFIARDYTTQSALYSHHQYIAMFLMVGAFAHGAIFFVRDYDPELNKDNVLARVLGTKEALISHLSWVTMLLGFHTLGIYVHNDVVVAFGNPEKQILIEPVFAQFVQAAQGKMMYGFNALLSDPTSSASLAANSLPGNHYWMDLINRQDALSAFLPIGPADFLVHHAIALGLHTTALILIKGALDARGTKLIPDKKDLGYAFPCDGPGRGGTCDSSSWDAMYLAMFWALNLLAWVTFYWHWKHLAIWQGNVAQFNESGTYLMGWFRDYLWLNSAQLINGYNPFGVNSLSPWAWMFLFGHLVWATGFMFLISWRGYWQELIETLVWAHQRTPIANLVGWRDKPVALSIVQARLVGLAHFTIGNILTFGAFVIASTSGKFG from the coding sequence ATGGCAACAAAATTTCCATCATTTAACCAGGGTCTAGCTCAGGACCCTACAACTCGACGAATATGGTACGGAATAGCTACCGCTCACGACTTTGAAAGTCATGATGGTATGACCGAAGAAAAGCTTTATCAGAAGCTTTTCTCCACACATTTTGGTCATCTAGCAATAATCGCCCTTTGGGTAGCCGGTAACCTATTTCATATTGCTTGGCAAGGTAACTTCGAGCAATTTGTACTTGATCCAACTCACGTTCGTCCTATTGCTCATGCTATTTGGGATCCTCATTTTGGATCTGGTATCACAGAAGCAATGACACAAGCTGGAGCAAATGGACCAGTAAACATAGCTTACTCAGGTCTCTACCATTGGTGGTACACAATTGGAATGAGAACTAATGAGCAACTCTTCCAAGCTTCAATATTCATGAGTATTTTGGCTTGTTGGACTCTATTTGCTGGTTGGTTACACTTACAGCCAAAATTCAGACCTTCTCTAGCTTGGTTCAAAAATGCAGAGTCAAGATTGAATCATCATTTAGCTGTTTTATTTGGTTTTAGTAGTATCGCTTGGACAGGTCATTTGGTTCATGTTGCTATACCTGAATCAAGAGGACAACATGTAGGTTGGGATAACTGGTTAACTGTTCTTCCACACCCTGCAGGATTAGCTCCTTTCTTTACTTTAAACTGGGGAGCTTATGCCCAAAATCCTGATTCTTTAGATCAAGTATTCGGAACAGCTGAGGGAGCTGGAACAGCGATATTTACTTTCTTGGGTGGTCTTCATCCTCAAAGTGAAGCATTATGGCTTACCGATATTGCACACCATCATATTGCGATTGGAACAGTTTTTGTAATTGCTGGTCATATGTATAGAAATACTTTTGGTATTGGTCATAGCCTCAAAGAAATTACAGAAGCTCATAATACAAGACATCCTAATGATCCTCATAAAGGTAGTTTTGGAATTAACCATGACGGAATATATGAAACTGTAAATAATTCATTACATTTCCAACTTGGACTAGCATTAGCATCACTTGGTGTAGCAACTTCTCTTGTAGCGCAACATATGGGTGCACTTCCCTCGTACGCTTTTATTGCCAGGGATTACACTACACAATCTGCTTTATATAGTCATCATCAGTACATAGCAATGTTCTTGATGGTTGGTGCCTTTGCACACGGAGCCATTTTCTTTGTAAGAGATTATGATCCAGAATTAAATAAAGATAATGTATTGGCAAGAGTTCTTGGGACAAAGGAAGCTTTGATCAGTCACCTAAGTTGGGTAACAATGTTGCTAGGATTCCACACCTTGGGAATTTATGTTCATAACGATGTTGTTGTAGCTTTTGGTAATCCTGAAAAGCAAATTCTAATTGAGCCAGTATTTGCTCAATTTGTACAGGCTGCTCAAGGTAAGATGATGTACGGCTTTAATGCTTTATTATCTGATCCTACAAGTTCAGCAAGCCTCGCTGCTAATTCATTACCAGGTAATCATTACTGGATGGATCTGATCAATAGACAAGATGCATTAAGTGCTTTCTTACCTATCGGTCCTGCAGATTTCTTAGTTCACCATGCTATCGCTTTAGGTCTTCATACAACAGCTTTAATTCTTATTAAAGGTGCACTTGATGCTAGAGGAACAAAATTAATTCCTGATAAGAAAGATTTAGGTTATGCATTCCCTTGCGATGGACCTGGACGTGGAGGTACGTGTGATAGTTCATCTTGGGATGCTATGTATTTAGCTATGTTCTGGGCATTAAATTTACTAGCATGGGTAACTTTCTACTGGCATTGGAAGCACCTGGCAATATGGCAGGGTAATGTAGCACAATTTAATGAATCAGGAACTTATCTAATGGGTTGGTTCAGAGATTATCTCTGGTTGAACTCTGCTCAACTTATTAACGGATATAATCCATTCGGAGTAAATTCTTTATCTCCTTGGGCTTGGATGTTCCTATTCGGTCATTTAGTTTGGGCTACTGGTTTCATGTTCCTAATATCATGGAGAGGTTACTGGCAAGAATTAATTGAAACATTAGTTTGGGCACATCAGCGTACTCCAATAGCTAATCTTGTTGGTTGGAGAGATAAGCCAGTTGCACTTTCAATTGTTCAGGCTAGATTAGTTGGACTCGCACATTTCACGATTGGAAACATTCTTACATTCGGTGCATTTGTTATTGCATCAACTTCAGGTAAGTTTGGTTAA
- a CDS encoding glycosyltransferase family 2 protein encodes MSDIKQLVSIIIPVFNESESIGFLLDEVINVMSFHEFNFELIVVNDGSKDKTYQVLKELTPKIKELSVISLRKNYGQTAAMSAGFDNSKGDIIITLDGDLQNDPNDIPTLISEINDGYDLICGWRFDRKDKLINRKIPSKIANKLIAHVTGLKLHDYGCSLKAFKKEIIDDIKLYGELHRFLPVLANIEGARIKEIKVNHRSRQYGSSKYGIDRTFRVLMDLLTVWFMTKFLTRPMYGFGFVGIISIFISLAMSSYLMVLKIMGEDIGNRPLLIFALILGVAGVQLFSFGLLSELLIRTYHESQGRPIYRIRSISSTNQN; translated from the coding sequence ATGTCAGATATAAAACAATTAGTTTCTATTATTATCCCTGTTTTCAATGAAAGTGAGAGTATTGGTTTTTTATTAGATGAAGTTATAAATGTAATGTCATTTCATGAATTTAATTTTGAATTGATTGTTGTCAATGATGGTTCTAAGGATAAAACTTATCAAGTATTGAAAGAACTAACTCCCAAAATTAAAGAATTGTCAGTAATTTCCCTTCGCAAAAATTACGGGCAAACTGCAGCCATGTCAGCTGGCTTTGATAATTCTAAAGGTGATATTATCATTACTTTGGACGGTGATTTACAGAATGATCCAAATGATATTCCTACATTAATTTCTGAAATTAATGATGGGTATGATTTAATTTGTGGGTGGAGGTTTGATAGAAAAGATAAACTAATTAATAGAAAGATTCCATCAAAAATAGCAAACAAATTAATAGCTCATGTTACAGGTTTAAAGTTGCATGACTATGGATGCTCATTAAAAGCTTTTAAGAAAGAAATAATAGATGATATTAAGTTGTATGGTGAACTTCACAGGTTTTTGCCCGTTTTAGCAAATATTGAAGGTGCAAGAATCAAAGAAATTAAAGTAAATCATAGAAGCAGGCAATATGGATCTAGTAAATATGGAATTGATAGAACTTTTAGAGTTTTAATGGATTTACTAACTGTTTGGTTTATGACTAAATTTTTAACAAGACCTATGTATGGATTTGGTTTTGTTGGAATTATAAGTATTTTCATTAGCCTTGCGATGAGTTCTTATTTGATGGTCTTAAAAATAATGGGTGAGGATATTGGAAATCGTCCTTTGCTAATTTTTGCATTAATATTAGGTGTTGCTGGTGTTCAATTATTTAGCTTTGGATTATTGAGCGAACTTTTAATTAGGACATATCATGAAAGTCAAGGTCGTCCAATTTATAGAATTAGATCAATAAGTAGTACTAATCAAAATTGA
- a CDS encoding annexin, producing the protein MINFFAIVLIILIGILLIVFKKRSFKKLINKRNFYSVKSNKNNEFSSNKNSFLYYHEEKKYSVFYKNSKRNKMFSLFNGNTENKLKALKIAEELADKSTLPILRKGLRDISPEVVEISALLIRKFK; encoded by the coding sequence ATGATAAATTTTTTCGCAATTGTACTTATTATTTTAATAGGAATATTACTTATAGTTTTTAAAAAAAGAAGCTTTAAAAAATTAATAAATAAAAGAAATTTTTATTCTGTTAAATCAAACAAAAATAATGAATTTTCATCTAATAAAAATAGTTTTTTATATTATCACGAAGAAAAAAAGTACTCAGTATTTTATAAAAATTCTAAAAGAAATAAAATGTTTAGTCTTTTTAATGGTAATACAGAAAATAAATTAAAGGCACTAAAAATTGCGGAAGAATTGGCTGATAAATCAACATTACCAATTTTACGAAAAGGGCTAAGAGATATTTCTCCTGAAGTCGTTGAAATTTCGGCTCTATTAATAAGAAAGTTCAAGTAA
- a CDS encoding photosystem I reaction center subunit VIII, translated as MPSDLPSLLPSIFVPLIGIAMPAVFIVLIGRLITATE; from the coding sequence ATGCCATCTGATTTACCAAGTCTTTTACCTTCCATTTTTGTTCCATTAATTGGTATAGCAATGCCTGCTGTTTTTATCGTATTGATTGGAAGATTAATTACAGCAACTGAATAA
- a CDS encoding photosystem I reaction center protein subunit XI, translating to MSDFQKSFSESTSSIKFDEKYIDTSVQPNDIGVAEQWAVKTVADPCVGNLATPVNSGYFTKAFINNLPFYREGISPNFRGLETGAAFGYLLYGPFTMTGPLRNSEFALTAGLLATIGAVHILTALFVLYNAPGKAPNVQPPDATVNNPPKDLFTRAGWADFTSGFWLGGCGGAVFAWLLVGTLHLDTIMPIIKNIWTAG from the coding sequence ATGAGCGACTTTCAAAAATCATTCTCAGAATCAACAAGTTCCATTAAGTTTGATGAGAAATATATAGATACTTCTGTACAACCAAATGATATTGGCGTAGCAGAACAATGGGCAGTAAAAACAGTTGCTGATCCCTGTGTTGGTAATTTAGCTACTCCAGTTAATAGTGGTTATTTTACAAAAGCCTTTATAAATAATTTACCTTTTTATAGAGAAGGTATTTCCCCTAATTTTAGAGGTTTAGAAACTGGAGCAGCTTTTGGATATCTTCTATACGGACCTTTCACTATGACTGGCCCATTAAGAAATTCTGAATTTGCTTTAACTGCTGGACTTCTAGCTACTATTGGAGCTGTTCATATCTTGACAGCTCTTTTTGTTCTATACAATGCACCTGGTAAAGCACCTAATGTTCAACCTCCAGATGCGACTGTTAATAATCCGCCAAAGGACTTATTTACAAGAGCTGGTTGGGCTGATTTTACAAGTGGATTTTGGTTAGGGGGCTGTGGAGGAGCTGTTTTTGCTTGGTTACTTGTTGGGACATTACACTTAGATACCATAATGCCAATCATTAAAAATATTTGGACTGCTGGTTAA
- a CDS encoding C40 family peptidase, giving the protein MESYRNPISLFKQTNFSKTIWWKLKVNISGYQNETEDKLVTEIFKNRIFRLIYPNIYLKNHKFSRILVQLYEDGYVCWINLDGLIIEKYELGKTENSKKEYFFIKDKVNSILKWIKDQSELNNEYLWGGTLGPNFDCSGLIQTAFLKHKIHIPRDSFQIKSFCKHLFYYKKSYAALQPGDLLFFGNEKKCDHIGIYNGDGLYYHSSGKDFGRNGIGLDTLKKSNDKISLHYKSKLISAGRVVRNYRWDRTIR; this is encoded by the coding sequence ATGGAAAGTTATAGAAATCCTATCTCACTATTTAAACAAACTAATTTTTCAAAAACTATTTGGTGGAAATTAAAAGTTAATATTTCTGGATATCAAAATGAAACAGAAGATAAATTAGTTACAGAAATTTTTAAAAATAGAATTTTTAGGCTTATTTATCCCAATATTTATCTAAAAAACCACAAATTTTCAAGAATACTAGTTCAACTATATGAAGATGGTTACGTCTGTTGGATAAACTTAGATGGATTAATTATTGAAAAATACGAATTAGGAAAAACTGAGAATTCAAAAAAAGAATACTTCTTTATAAAAGATAAAGTTAACTCAATTTTAAAATGGATCAAGGATCAATCTGAGTTAAATAATGAATACCTTTGGGGAGGTACATTAGGACCCAATTTTGATTGTTCTGGATTAATTCAGACTGCTTTTTTAAAGCATAAAATTCATATACCTCGAGACTCTTTTCAAATAAAAAGTTTTTGTAAACACCTTTTTTATTACAAAAAATCCTATGCAGCTCTACAACCTGGCGATCTTTTATTTTTTGGAAATGAAAAAAAATGTGATCATATTGGAATCTACAATGGAGACGGATTGTATTACCATAGCTCTGGAAAGGATTTTGGCAGAAATGGAATAGGATTAGATACCCTAAAAAAGTCAAATGACAAAATCTCACTTCATTATAAATCTAAACTAATTTCGGCAGGAAGAGTAGTTAGAAATTATAGATGGGACAGAACCATACGTTAA
- a CDS encoding serine hydrolase, producing MSFYYLSEEMDLALNDILSRACSYNKDFSREDISITWINYKSKNQSVLKGFGTGINNKKMVYPASIVKLVYALAAFYWIKKGSLLLSDEIIDAVKKMLSLSSNNATSFLIDLLSGTTSGPCIEGELWENWKYQRSIINDWIHDLNWEELVGINCCQKTWDDGPFGREKEFYGHDNKNRNAMNSDSAARVLEEIMIHIDYQKNDLNLRSFLKRNLNKLVLKNDSLNQIDGFLGAGLPESMNLWSKAGLMSEVRHDSAWWTNSQSLHTLLVVFCDGEKYSKDTSFLPSIAKEVYEFNKTLIIND from the coding sequence ATGTCCTTTTACTACTTAAGCGAAGAGATGGATCTAGCCTTAAATGATATTTTAAGCAGAGCATGCTCTTATAATAAAGATTTTTCAAGAGAAGATATTTCGATAACTTGGATTAATTATAAAAGCAAAAATCAAAGTGTATTAAAAGGTTTTGGAACTGGTATTAATAATAAAAAAATGGTTTATCCTGCCAGCATAGTCAAGTTGGTGTATGCCCTTGCTGCATTTTATTGGATTAAAAAAGGAAGTTTATTATTATCAGATGAAATTATTGATGCTGTGAAGAAAATGTTGTCTTTATCCAGTAATAATGCAACAAGCTTTTTAATTGATTTACTTAGTGGAACAACAAGTGGACCTTGTATAGAAGGCGAACTATGGGAAAATTGGAAATACCAAAGAAGTATAATAAATGATTGGATACATGATTTAAATTGGGAAGAATTGGTTGGTATAAATTGCTGTCAGAAGACCTGGGATGATGGACCATTTGGTCGTGAGAAAGAATTTTATGGACATGATAATAAAAATAGAAACGCTATGAATTCTGATTCGGCTGCAAGGGTTTTGGAGGAAATTATGATACATATTGATTATCAAAAAAATGATTTAAATTTACGAAGTTTTTTGAAAAGAAATTTGAATAAACTTGTTCTTAAAAACGATTCCCTTAATCAAATAGATGGTTTTTTGGGAGCAGGATTACCAGAAAGCATGAATCTTTGGAGTAAAGCAGGCTTAATGTCTGAAGTTAGACATGATTCTGCTTGGTGGACTAATAGTCAATCTCTACATACTTTATTAGTTGTTTTTTGTGACGGAGAAAAATATTCCAAAGATACTTCCTTTTTACCATCAATAGCAAAAGAAGTGTATGAATTTAATAAGACACTTATTATTAACGACTAA
- a CDS encoding recombinase family protein, with the protein MFFILFIDTVKNICNKTLTFKFKRKRILLSEKNKSSKSIGYARATHNEFENLGEQIKNLKEKGCSIVFSEFISLDAEVKPQLNKAINYLTKGDQLIITQLDRAFKNKKECLMTINKLINKDIKLRTLTGFFVANESIKDNSSIFRILYELENLEDKSLCERKREQLLRRKLSGNNLGGRPKISPLKESLVIRLRNEGYSYRSIRSQTGIALSTIRRVILEGELT; encoded by the coding sequence GTGTTTTTTATTCTATTTATTGATACAGTAAAAAATATATGTAATAAAACATTGACTTTTAAATTTAAAAGAAAGCGTATTTTACTATCTGAAAAAAATAAAAGCTCTAAATCAATAGGTTATGCTAGAGCTACTCATAATGAATTTGAAAATTTAGGAGAGCAAATAAAAAATTTAAAGGAAAAAGGTTGCAGTATAGTTTTCTCTGAATTTATTAGTTTAGATGCTGAGGTCAAACCCCAACTCAATAAAGCTATAAATTACTTAACTAAGGGTGATCAATTAATAATAACTCAGCTTGATCGAGCATTTAAAAATAAAAAAGAATGTTTGATGACAATAAATAAACTTATTAATAAGGATATTAAATTGCGAACTTTGACTGGTTTTTTTGTGGCTAATGAATCTATCAAAGATAATTCCTCAATTTTTAGGATTTTATATGAATTAGAAAATCTAGAAGACAAAAGTTTATGTGAAAGAAAAAGAGAACAACTTTTACGCAGAAAATTATCTGGAAATAATCTGGGAGGAAGGCCCAAAATCAGTCCTTTAAAAGAATCTTTAGTAATCAGATTGCGTAATGAGGGATATTCATATAGATCAATCAGATCACAAACAGGCATTGCATTATCAACAATAAGAAGGGTTATTTTGGAAGGAGAATTAACATAA
- the lipA gene encoding lipoyl synthase: MTNNSNSLISKPDWLRVKAPQVERIGNTANLLNDLNLNTVCQEASCPNIGECFASGTATFLIMGPGCTRACPYCDIDFDRSKRELDPTEPYRLAEAVYRMQLRHVVITSVNRDDLEDGGASQFFECVYQVRKKSPETTIELLIPDLCGNWKALEKVLDSNPNVLNHNIETVSSLYKKVRPQGKYERTLELLKRTREYSPKVYTKSGFMLGLGEEDEEVLSLLKDLKSNFVDIVTIGQYLSPGPNHLPVQRFVSPSKFNYFKVFGEKDLDFMQVVSSPLTRSSYHAEEIQKLMKKYPR, encoded by the coding sequence TTGACTAATAATTCCAATAGTTTAATTTCCAAACCTGATTGGTTAAGAGTAAAAGCTCCGCAAGTTGAGAGAATTGGAAATACTGCAAATTTGTTAAATGATTTAAATCTCAATACTGTATGTCAAGAGGCAAGTTGTCCAAATATTGGTGAATGTTTTGCAAGTGGAACTGCAACTTTCCTCATAATGGGTCCTGGCTGTACTAGGGCATGTCCATACTGCGATATTGATTTTGATAGATCTAAAAGAGAATTAGATCCAACAGAACCATATCGTCTAGCCGAAGCTGTTTATAGAATGCAACTCAGACATGTTGTAATTACATCAGTTAACAGAGACGATCTTGAGGATGGTGGCGCATCTCAATTTTTTGAATGTGTTTATCAAGTAAGAAAAAAATCTCCTGAAACTACCATTGAGCTTTTAATCCCTGATCTTTGTGGTAACTGGAAAGCGCTTGAAAAAGTTCTTGATTCAAATCCAAATGTTTTAAACCATAATATCGAGACTGTGTCTTCGTTATATAAAAAAGTAAGACCTCAAGGTAAATATGAGAGAACTCTTGAGTTGCTTAAAAGGACTAGAGAATATTCCCCCAAAGTTTATACAAAGTCAGGCTTTATGCTTGGTTTAGGGGAAGAAGATGAGGAGGTCTTAAGTCTTCTTAAGGATTTAAAAAGTAATTTTGTTGATATTGTTACTATTGGCCAATACTTATCTCCTGGCCCTAATCATTTACCTGTTCAAAGATTTGTTAGTCCCTCAAAATTTAATTATTTTAAAGTTTTTGGGGAAAAAGATTTGGACTTTATGCAAGTAGTTAGTTCTCCTTTAACTCGTAGCAGTTACCATGCTGAAGAAATTCAAAAACTTATGAAAAAGTATCCAAGATAA